A genomic region of Manihot esculenta cultivar AM560-2 chromosome 15, M.esculenta_v8, whole genome shotgun sequence contains the following coding sequences:
- the LOC110602190 gene encoding stress-induced-phosphoprotein 1 — protein sequence MAGSAAASMEGNGGEEVSLKDKGNEFFKAGNYLKAAALYTQAIKLDPSNPTLYSNRAAAFLQLVKLNKALADAETTITLNPQWEKGYFRKGCVLEAMEQYDDALAAFQTSLQYNPQSTEVSRKIKRISQLAKEKKRAQEMESKRSNVDMAKHLDTLKSEMSEKIASEECWKEMFSFLVETMETAVKSWHETSKVDPRVYFLLDKEKTQTDKYAPVVNIDKAFESPHTHSSCVTFLRQYAEESFSKEACLVVPKSIISYPQVWKGQGSRKWKHGQHDGFFVQLESPFLRKLWFIPSTSEKGQTLCRDPEPLDISSHEVLPRVFKEKLPNS from the exons ATGGCAGGATCAGCTGCGGCCTCCATGGAAGGCAATGGCGGGGAGGAGGTATCATTGAAAGATAAGGGTAATGAATTCTTCAAAGCAGGGAACTATCTTAAAGCCGCTGCTCTTTACACTCAGGCCATCAAGCTCGACCCTTCAAATCCCACTCTATATAG CAATCGTGCTGCTGCATTTCTGCAATTGGTTAAGCTTAATAAAGCACTTGCTGACGCAGAGACAACAATCACATTAAACCCCCAATGGGAAAAG GGTTATTTCAGGAAAGGATGTGTATTAGAGGCCATGGAACAGTATGATGAT GCCTTGGCTGCTTTTCAAACGTCTTTACAGTACAATCCACAGAGCACTGAGGTGTCAAGAAAGATTAAGAGGATATCCCAGttggcaaaagaaaaaaaacgagCTCAAGAAATGGAGAGCAAACGATCCAATGTCGACATGGCAAAGCACTTGGATACATTGAAATCTGAAATG TCTGAGAAGATTGCGTCTGAAGAATGTTGGAAAGAAAtgttctctttccttgttgagACAATGGAGACTGCTGTAAAATCATGGCATGAAACTTCTAAAGTTGATCCTAGAGTATACTTTCTTCTCGATAAGGAAAAGACACAGACTGATAAATATGCTCCAGTTGTCAATATTGATAAG GCCTTTGAATCACCCCACACACACAGCAGCTGTGTCACATTTCTTAGACAGTATGCTGAGGAGTCGTTCTCAAAAGAAGCTTGCTTAGTTGTGCCAAAAAGTATCATATCTTACCCACAG GTGTGGAAAGGTCAAGGATCAAGGAAATGGAAGCATGGGCAACACGATGGCTTCTTTGTTCAATTGGAATCACCTTTCTTACGAAAATTATGGTTTATTCCTAGTACCAGTGAGAAGGGTCAAACGCTCTGCAG GGATCCAGAGCCTCTAGACATCAGCTCACATGAAGTGCTTCCACGCGTGTTCAAAGAGAAGCTGCCCAACTCTTAG
- the LOC110602612 gene encoding leucine-rich repeat extensin-like protein 6 translates to MGFSSPNYMMNPYLTLALCGILFVFIKPSHQQASNSSVPPILNPRLLDAFIAFQAWKHSIISDPKNFTSNWCGPNVCNYTGVYCAPPPDDPRTITVAGIDLNHANISGSLPEELGLLTDLALFHLNSNRFYGSIPDSFRHLRLLYELDISNNQFSGEFPSVVLYLPSLKFLDIRFNAFHGKVPSKLFDMQLDALFINNNRFNSSLPENFGNSPVSVVVLANNNISGCFPSSLTKMAGNLTQIILVNMGLTGCLKSDIGLLNQVKVFDVSFNNLVGSLPDSMGEMKSLEQLNVAHNNLSGEVPESICSLPRLENFTYAYNYFCSEPSVCLELSANDDRKNCIPDRPLQRSPEECKAFYDYPVKCDAFGCSSSPPPLPPPPPPVHYYHQYP, encoded by the coding sequence ATGGGATTTTCTTCTCCAAATTACATGATGAACCCATATCTCACACTAGCCCTTTGCGGCATCCTCTTCGTCTTCATTAAACCGTCTCATCAGCAAGCTTCTAATTCTTCAGTTCCACCCATCCTCAACCCTAGACTCCTGGATGCGTTTATAGCTTTCCAAGCTTGGAAACATTCAATCATCTCTGACCCTAAAAACTTTACGTCAAACTGGTGTGGCCCAAATGTCTGCAACTACACCGGAGTCTACTGTGCACCACCCCCAGATGACCCTCGTACCATAACAGTTGCTGGTATAGACTTGAATCACGCCAACATATCTGGTTCTCTGCCAGAAGAGCTTGGCCTCCTCACTGACTTAGCTCTATTCCACCTTAATTCCAACCGCTTCTATGGTTCCATCCCTGATAGTTTTCGCCATCTTCGCCTCCTTTATGAGCTGGACATCAGCAACAACCAATTCAGTGGTGAATTTCCTTCTGTTGTTCTTTATCTGCCTTCACTCAAATTTCTTGATATTAGATTCAATGCTTTCCATGGAAAGGTCCCTTCTAAACTATTCGACATGCAACTTGATGCACTTTTCATCAACAACAACAGATTCAATTCATCTTTGCCTGAAAACTTTGGCAATTCTCCAGTATCAGTTGTTGTATTGGCCAACAATAACATTAGTGGTTGCTTTCCTTCGAGCTTGACGAAAATGGCAGGGAATCTTACCCAGATAATCCTCGTGAATATGGGATTGACTGGTTGTCTAAAGTCGGATATAGGGTTGCTGAACCAAGTGAAAGTTTTTGATGTAAGCTTCAACAACCTTGTGGGCTCATTGCCAGATTCTATGGGAGAAATGAAAAGCTTGGAGCAGCTAAATGTGGCGCACAACAATCTATCTGGTGAGGTTCCAGAGAGTATATGCTCATTGCCAAGGTTGGAGAACTTCACATACGCTTATAATTATTTCTGTAGTGAGCCGTCCGTTTGTCTTGAGTTGTCAGCCAACGACGACCGGAAAAACTGCATACCTGATAGACCTTTGCAGCGATCACCTGAGGAATGCAAAGCATTCTATGATTATCCTGTTAAGTGTGATGCATTTGGGTGCTCATCTAGTCCACCACCTTTGCCGCCGCCTCCTCCGCCAGTGCATTATTATCATCAGTATCCTTGA
- the LOC110602573 gene encoding leucine-rich repeat extensin-like protein 6, producing MKKSSSCLSQVLWVVFTIMLFFNQSHQHFPPPISIPNPRLMNAYFALQAWKQAITSDPNNFTANWNGPDVCHYNGVYCATAPDGSHTLTVAGIDLNHANIAGCLPDELGLLTDLSLFHLNSNRFSGTIPASFINLHLLYELDVSNNQFSGPFPCVVLYLPSLKYLDIRFNEFNGDIPEQLFELELDALFLNNNKFESSLPQNLGNSPLSVFVVANNNIRGCIPPSLAKMGGTLEELILSNLGLTDSLRQDIGMLKGLKVLDLSFNQLCGPLPESIGEMRNLEQLNVAHNKLSGQVPKSICSLRNLQNFTYSFNYIAGEPPVCIMSPAKDDRSNCIPSRPLQRSPEECRSFYANPINCGAITCSRS from the coding sequence ATGAAGAAATCATCGTCATGTCTCAGCCAAGTTCTTTGGGTTGTCTTCACCATCATGCTATTCTTTAACCAATCTCACCAACACTTTCCCCCTCCGATATCCATTCCAAATCCCAGATTAATGAATGCTTACTTCGCTCTCCAAGCTTGGAAACAAGCAATCACTTCTGATCCCAACAACTTTACTGCCAATTGGAATGGTCCTGACGTCTGTCATTATAATGGCGTTTATTGTGCAACAGCTCCAGATGGCTCCCATACCTTAACGGTCGCCGGAATAGACCTGAATCACGCCAACATTGCTGGATGTTTGCCGGATGAGCTCGGCCTCCTCACGGACCTTTCTCTCTTTCACTTAAATTCTAACCGCTTCTCTGGTACTATCCCTGCTAGCTTTATTAATCTTCACCTTCTTTATGAGCTTGACGTTAGTAACAATCAATTTAGTGGTCCATTTCCTTGCGTTGTTCTTTATCTACCTTCACTCAAATATCTAGACATTAGATTCAATGAGTTCAATGGGGATATCCCAGAACAACTGTTTGAGCTGGAACTCGATGCACTTTTCCTTAACAATAACAAATTTGAGTCATCTTTGCCTCAAAATTTAGGCAACTCTCCGCTCTCTGTGTTTGTCGTGGCCAATAATAACATCAGGGGTTGCATCCCTCCAAGTTTGGCAAAAATGGGAGGGACCCTGGAAGAACTTATTCTCTCAAATTTGGGATTGACAGATTCTTTACGTCAAGATATAGGGATGTTGAAAGGTTTGAAAGTTCTTGATTTGAGCTTTAACCAGCTATGTGGACCATTGCCAGAGTCTATAGGAGAAATGAGGAACTTGGAGCAGCTAAATGTGGCTCATAACAAGTTGTCTGGTCAGGTTCCTAAGAGCATATGTTCCTTGCGTAACTTGCAGAATTTCACTTACTCGTTCAATTACATCGCCGGTGAGCCACCTGTGTGCATCATGTCGCCAGCGAAAGATGATAGAAGTAATTGTATTCCAAGTAGACCTTTGCAGCGATCTCCTGAAGAATGCAGGTCCTTTTACGCCAATCCTATTAATTGTGGTGCCATTACGTGCTCACGCAGCTAG